The Apibacter raozihei genome contains a region encoding:
- a CDS encoding methyltransferase domain-containing protein — protein sequence MILKIKSANKYLLDILHKNPETDAGLYFKPLKKGIIVGNIVSSYEYEVIFQDTKYSYLPEDSNQIDFQSYCNPLVILHISNELFNHILKEKSEYVQKEISWLGITQGEADTQECTIEIPSFFIHSNWYRDEEFLLSKYFEGIKLTQVQGKVFNLKIKGKSIFEAINLLNLVALLTHITNDYGLFTFIDDQFAQKYARILTNIDHVPYFVFYLFIKRATKSEKQFKNIKPVFEEYLRKYGMEAELSWLGTHADRVRFITDKLELDRPIVDIGCGEFIYYKKMMNKGFRSHYIAVDENENFASMAEYLPQRYQAENLEFYTRLEQVRTDEFVNVIMTEVIEHNTLEEAKKLIKQALQFNINEMIITTPNSDFNVYYSESLDKRHEDHDFELSEKEFKELIEECASSIPGIITKYSGIGDSINGIQPTQAVIISKH from the coding sequence ATGATTCTAAAGATAAAGAGTGCTAATAAGTATTTATTAGATATATTACATAAAAATCCTGAAACCGATGCCGGGTTATATTTTAAACCACTTAAAAAAGGTATTATAGTAGGGAATATAGTGAGTAGTTATGAATATGAAGTAATCTTTCAGGATACCAAATACAGCTATTTACCTGAAGATTCCAATCAGATAGATTTTCAGAGTTACTGCAATCCTTTAGTAATATTACACATATCTAATGAATTGTTTAATCATATACTCAAAGAAAAATCAGAATATGTTCAAAAAGAAATTTCCTGGTTAGGAATTACACAAGGAGAAGCAGATACGCAAGAATGTACTATTGAAATTCCCTCATTTTTTATACATTCCAACTGGTATAGAGACGAAGAATTTCTGTTAAGCAAATACTTTGAAGGGATTAAGTTAACACAGGTACAGGGTAAAGTATTTAATCTTAAAATTAAAGGTAAATCTATATTTGAAGCAATAAATCTTTTAAACCTAGTAGCGCTTTTAACTCATATAACTAATGATTACGGCTTATTTACCTTTATTGATGATCAGTTTGCACAAAAATATGCACGAATTTTAACGAATATTGACCATGTGCCGTACTTTGTGTTTTATTTATTTATTAAAAGGGCAACCAAATCAGAGAAGCAGTTTAAAAATATAAAACCGGTTTTTGAAGAATATTTAAGAAAATACGGGATGGAAGCAGAACTAAGCTGGTTGGGAACACATGCTGACAGGGTTCGGTTTATAACGGATAAGCTTGAGTTGGACCGGCCAATTGTGGATATAGGCTGTGGTGAGTTTATTTATTATAAAAAAATGATGAATAAAGGATTTAGATCCCATTATATAGCTGTGGATGAAAATGAAAATTTTGCAAGTATGGCAGAATATCTTCCCCAGCGTTATCAAGCAGAAAACCTTGAATTTTATACGCGTTTAGAACAAGTTCGAACCGATGAATTCGTGAATGTGATTATGACTGAAGTCATTGAACATAATACTTTAGAAGAAGCAAAAAAATTAATTAAACAAGCATTACAGTTTAATATAAACGAAATGATTATAACTACTCCGAATTCAGATTTTAATGTTTACTATTCGGAAAGTTTGGATAAAAGACATGAGGATCATGATTTTGAACTCAGTGAAAAAGAATTTAAAGAGTTGATAGAAGAATGTGCAAGTTCAATTCCTGGTATTATAACAAAATATAGCGGAATAGGAGAC